The following proteins are encoded in a genomic region of Candidatus Marinarcus aquaticus:
- a CDS encoding response regulator, translated as MNILIIENEVYLAQKVVSRLLDDGHQCVYAETANAIPDETDFDIVLLSTSMPNINCSEIIKKFEDSIVILLVSYISDETVTDPIKSGAKDYIMKPFIMDELLRKIYHFKDCRQLKQELNNMRQYLEFIFRDIDLEDTPLHSHFPLLIETNSQKCVDKIAFEFSYKLNTPISFISLSKDNWQRDIQNSKPKELLYLTDYHTLKKSAKDNLNAIIEDKQCILCSLESEDDFPYEKTKLKRPDMVVINDNIMTINDYVKLMVVSFQSKYPDTELSKKLGISRKSLWEKRKKLGIEKKK; from the coding sequence ATGAATATATTAATCATTGAAAATGAGGTCTACTTAGCCCAAAAAGTTGTCTCAAGGTTACTTGATGACGGTCACCAGTGTGTCTATGCTGAAACAGCAAATGCCATTCCGGATGAAACAGATTTTGATATTGTTCTTTTATCCACATCCATGCCCAACATCAACTGCAGTGAAATCATCAAAAAATTTGAAGACTCTATTGTGATTTTATTGGTTTCTTACATCAGTGATGAAACGGTAACAGACCCAATTAAATCTGGAGCCAAAGATTATATCATGAAGCCATTCATCATGGATGAATTGCTTCGAAAAATCTACCACTTTAAAGACTGTAGACAGCTCAAACAAGAGCTCAACAATATGCGTCAATACCTAGAGTTTATTTTCCGAGATATTGATTTAGAAGATACGCCACTGCACTCACACTTCCCACTGCTGATTGAAACCAACTCACAAAAGTGTGTGGACAAAATTGCTTTTGAATTCTCTTATAAACTCAATACGCCTATCAGCTTTATCTCTTTATCTAAAGATAACTGGCAACGTGATATTCAAAACTCTAAGCCTAAAGAACTTCTTTATTTAACCGATTATCATACGCTTAAAAAATCAGCCAAAGATAACTTAAATGCCATCATTGAAGACAAACAGTGTATTTTATGTTCACTGGAATCTGAAGATGACTTTCCGTATGAAAAAACGAAATTGAAAAGACCTGACATGGTAGTGATTAATGATAATATCATGACCATTAACGATTATGTGAAACTCATGGTTGTATCGTTTCAAAGCAAATACCCTGATACGGAACTCTCTAAAAAACTGGGGATTTCACGAAAATCTCTTTGGGAAAAGAGAAAAAAACTGGGTATTGAGAAGAAAAAGTAA
- the carA gene encoding glutamine-hydrolyzing carbamoyl-phosphate synthase small subunit: MQKVWIYLENGTFLEADSFGATGTTVGEIVFNTSLTGYQEIITDPSYAGQFVTFTMPEIGNVGVNEDDMESAQAHCKGVLVRNYHHEHSNFRSQGDLDTLLKKYNVVGICNIDTRFLTKMLRDEGAMMMIASTEIFSKEELAKELANSPRIEEINYIKQVSTKESYIHKYGAWNHEKMAYNKAVMSDKKVVVLDFGVKRNILNELVESGLEVEVVPSTFKAEELIERFNAGEIGGIFLSNGPGDPLTLVEEKKEVQKLLDKNIPIFAICLGHQMLSIAHGYDTYKLKFGQHGGNHPVANPETMVVEITAQNHNYNVPDNITEIAEVTHQNLFDNTIEGVRYKGKPIFSVQHHPEASPGPHESKYIFAEFAKIVK, encoded by the coding sequence ATGCAAAAAGTGTGGATATATTTAGAAAATGGAACGTTTTTAGAAGCAGATTCATTTGGTGCTACTGGTACAACAGTGGGTGAAATTGTATTTAATACTTCACTGACAGGATACCAAGAGATTATCACTGACCCAAGTTATGCAGGACAGTTTGTAACGTTTACAATGCCTGAAATTGGTAACGTTGGGGTCAATGAAGATGATATGGAGAGTGCTCAAGCACACTGTAAAGGTGTATTGGTACGAAACTATCATCATGAACACTCAAATTTCCGTTCACAAGGGGATTTGGATACACTACTGAAAAAATACAATGTGGTGGGTATTTGCAACATTGATACACGTTTTTTGACAAAAATGTTAAGAGATGAAGGGGCAATGATGATGATTGCTTCAACTGAAATCTTTTCAAAAGAGGAGTTGGCAAAAGAGCTTGCGAACAGCCCTAGAATTGAAGAGATTAACTACATCAAACAAGTCTCTACAAAAGAGTCTTACATTCATAAATATGGTGCTTGGAACCATGAAAAAATGGCGTATAATAAAGCGGTGATGAGTGATAAAAAAGTTGTGGTACTTGACTTTGGTGTGAAAAGAAACATTTTAAATGAGCTTGTTGAATCAGGACTTGAAGTAGAAGTGGTACCTTCAACATTCAAAGCTGAAGAGTTAATTGAACGATTTAACGCAGGTGAAATTGGCGGAATCTTCTTGTCAAATGGTCCTGGAGATCCATTGACATTGGTTGAAGAGAAAAAAGAAGTTCAAAAACTTCTTGATAAAAATATCCCAATCTTTGCTATTTGCTTGGGACACCAAATGTTATCGATTGCACATGGATATGACACATATAAGTTGAAATTTGGTCAACACGGTGGTAACCACCCCGTGGCAAATCCTGAGACAATGGTGGTTGAGATTACGGCTCAAAACCACAACTATAATGTGCCTGATAACATCACTGAGATTGCCGAAGTTACGCATCAAAACTTATTTGATAATACGATTGAGGGTGTGAGATATAAAGGGAAACCGATTTTCTCAGTACAGCATCACCCGGAGGCTTCACCAGGACCTCATGAGTCGAAGTATATCTTCGCTGAGTTTGCAAAAATAGTAAAATAA
- a CDS encoding adenylosuccinate synthase yields the protein MKADVIVGIQWGDEGKGKMVDMLAQKYDVVCRSQGGHNAGHTIWVDGVRYALHLIPSGVLNPKAINIIGNGVVVSPEAIIKEMEQFNDLQGRLFISDKAHLNLPYHALIDQAKEKLKGDKAIGTTGKGIGPAYSEKISRTGFRVGELLNPTKLADGIVEYFEQNKAIFDVLEIDTPNKAELVELLSSYKAKLEPYIANTTNMIWEAIDQNKKILLEGAQGTLLDIDHGTYPYVTSSSCVSAGACTGLGISPKDIGVVTGIVKAYTTRVGNGPFPSEDFTEQGQKIASIGKEVGVTTGRGRRCGWFDAIAVKHAARLNGCDQLSLMKLDVLDGFPKIKICVAYDLNGERIDYMPSDLESVKPIYEEFDGWESVVGCREFDALPENAKKYIKKIEELTNVKVGIVSTSPERDDTIIRG from the coding sequence ATGAAAGCAGATGTAATTGTAGGTATTCAATGGGGAGATGAAGGAAAAGGTAAGATGGTGGACATGCTTGCCCAAAAGTATGATGTGGTGTGTCGAAGTCAAGGTGGACACAACGCAGGACATACGATTTGGGTAGATGGTGTACGATACGCTTTACACTTGATTCCATCAGGAGTTTTAAATCCAAAGGCCATTAACATCATTGGAAATGGAGTGGTTGTCTCTCCGGAAGCCATTATCAAAGAGATGGAGCAGTTCAATGATTTACAAGGGCGACTCTTTATCTCTGATAAAGCGCACTTAAATTTACCATACCATGCGTTAATAGACCAAGCAAAAGAGAAGCTTAAAGGGGATAAAGCTATTGGTACAACAGGTAAAGGTATCGGACCTGCATACTCTGAGAAGATCAGTCGAACAGGTTTTAGAGTAGGTGAGTTGTTAAACCCAACAAAATTAGCTGATGGTATTGTAGAGTACTTTGAGCAAAACAAAGCAATTTTTGATGTATTAGAGATTGATACACCAAACAAAGCTGAGTTGGTTGAACTGTTAAGTTCATACAAAGCAAAACTGGAGCCATATATTGCCAACACAACAAACATGATTTGGGAAGCAATTGACCAAAACAAAAAGATATTGTTAGAGGGTGCTCAAGGTACACTGCTTGATATCGACCATGGGACATACCCATACGTTACCTCTTCATCTTGTGTGAGTGCAGGTGCGTGTACAGGGTTAGGAATTTCGCCAAAAGATATTGGCGTGGTTACAGGTATTGTTAAAGCCTATACAACTCGAGTAGGAAATGGACCGTTTCCATCTGAAGACTTCACTGAGCAAGGGCAAAAGATTGCCAGCATCGGTAAAGAAGTGGGCGTTACAACAGGACGAGGGCGACGATGTGGTTGGTTTGATGCGATTGCTGTTAAACATGCTGCACGACTCAATGGTTGTGACCAGCTTTCATTAATGAAACTGGATGTTTTAGATGGATTCCCTAAAATCAAAATTTGTGTTGCCTATGATTTAAACGGTGAGCGAATTGATTATATGCCATCCGATTTAGAGAGTGTAAAACCTATCTATGAAGAGTTTGATGGTTGGGAGAGTGTTGTTGGATGCAGAGAGTTTGATGCACTTCCAGAGAATGCAAAAAAATATATTAAAAAAATTGAAGAATTGACGAATGTAAAAGTGGGTATAGTTTCTACCTCACCAGAAAGAGACGATACAATTATAAGAGGATAA
- a CDS encoding bifunctional 2-C-methyl-D-erythritol 4-phosphate cytidylyltransferase/2-C-methyl-D-erythritol 2,4-cyclodiphosphate synthase produces the protein MGNITLVMLCAGSSSRFGLSAKKQWLRTEHNPLWLFVTNKLSSYYDFDKIIVVSSHHELNYMQNFDDQFHYVAGGQTRQESMKNALQKVTSEYVMISDVARSCVPSHVIDALVSNKGNADCIVPYLNVSDTVVYEDETIHRENVKLIQTPQLSKTAKLKEALNSSKEFTDDSSAIKDAGGTVKYILGDKASMKLTFDEDLKHLSCVKAPSNATFVGTGFDIHPFEEGKKMVLGGVEIDVPYGFKAHSDGDVLIHSLIDALLGAAGAGDIGEFFPDTDAQYKNIDSKKLLTEIVAFIYSVGYEIVNVDLTIVAQQPKINPYKHNIKTTISELLNIPKQCVNIKATTAEKLGFVGRKEGVAVQSSAALKYYDWKCL, from the coding sequence TTGGGTAACATTACACTTGTAATGCTGTGTGCTGGGTCTTCTAGTAGATTTGGTCTGTCTGCCAAGAAGCAATGGTTAAGGACTGAACACAATCCTTTGTGGTTATTTGTTACAAACAAATTATCTTCTTATTATGATTTTGACAAAATTATTGTCGTATCTTCCCACCATGAACTGAACTATATGCAAAACTTTGATGACCAATTTCATTATGTAGCAGGTGGTCAAACACGTCAAGAGTCGATGAAAAATGCGCTTCAAAAGGTTACGAGCGAATACGTGATGATTTCAGATGTTGCACGAAGCTGTGTGCCATCGCATGTGATTGATGCGTTGGTTTCAAACAAAGGGAATGCTGATTGCATTGTTCCATATTTAAATGTCAGTGATACAGTGGTGTATGAGGATGAGACGATTCATCGTGAAAATGTTAAACTCATACAGACACCTCAACTGTCCAAAACAGCCAAACTCAAAGAGGCACTGAACTCTTCAAAAGAGTTTACAGACGACAGTTCAGCGATTAAAGATGCTGGTGGTACCGTTAAGTATATTCTGGGAGATAAAGCTTCAATGAAGTTGACCTTTGATGAAGATTTAAAACACCTAAGCTGTGTAAAAGCGCCATCAAATGCAACCTTTGTGGGCACTGGTTTTGATATCCATCCTTTTGAAGAGGGCAAAAAGATGGTTTTAGGGGGCGTTGAAATCGACGTACCGTATGGATTTAAAGCGCACAGTGACGGTGATGTTTTAATTCATTCATTGATTGATGCCCTTTTAGGAGCAGCAGGTGCAGGAGATATTGGAGAGTTTTTCCCCGATACGGATGCTCAATATAAAAATATTGATTCAAAAAAATTATTAACAGAGATTGTGGCGTTTATTTATAGCGTGGGTTATGAGATTGTCAATGTGGATCTGACCATCGTTGCACAACAACCTAAAATAAACCCTTATAAACACAACATAAAAACGACCATCTCAGAACTGTTAAACATACCAAAACAATGTGTGAATATCAAAGCGACCACAGCAGAAAAGCTTGGTTTTGTAGGGAGAAAAGAGGGAGTTGCTGTACAAAGCAGTGCAGCGTTGAAATATTATGATTGGAAGTGTTTATGA
- the thiC gene encoding phosphomethylpyrimidine synthase ThiC: MRDWLDNHKNDEVRTQMYYAKQGIITPDMEYVAKVENLDVELVRSEVARGRLIIPANVNHRNLNPMAIGMASTCKINANIGSSALASDIDGEIEKVDVSLKYGADTIMDLSTGGDLDAIREAVIAHSTVPVGTVPIYQIIHDCGNDINNLTIEAMLKTLEKQAQQGVSYFTIHAGFLLSMMPHVAKRKMGIVSRGGSLMASWMMHYHKENPFYEAYDDILDICKKYDVSLSLGDSLRPGCLADASDEAQLGELKVLGELTLRAWEKDVQVMIEGPGHVPLNQIERNMKLEREYCHEAPFYILGPLTTDIAAGYDHISSAIGAAVGGWHGASMLCYVTPKEHLGLPNANDVREGIIAYKIAAHSADIARGRKGARDIDDEMSDARYSFDWNRQFELCLDPERAKEYHDETLPQDVFKEAEFCSMCGPKFCSYKITQQIVEKHPATMGSK; the protein is encoded by the coding sequence ATGAGAGATTGGCTAGACAATCATAAAAATGATGAAGTAAGAACGCAAATGTATTATGCCAAACAAGGCATTATTACGCCAGACATGGAGTATGTAGCAAAAGTAGAAAATCTAGACGTCGAACTTGTACGAAGTGAAGTTGCCCGAGGTCGTTTAATTATACCAGCCAATGTAAATCACAGAAACCTTAACCCTATGGCAATTGGTATGGCCTCTACGTGTAAAATCAATGCAAACATTGGTTCTTCTGCACTGGCTTCGGATATTGACGGAGAGATTGAAAAAGTAGATGTATCACTTAAATATGGTGCAGATACCATTATGGATTTAAGTACGGGTGGCGATTTGGATGCCATTCGTGAAGCAGTTATTGCCCACTCAACTGTGCCTGTAGGTACGGTACCTATTTATCAAATTATTCATGATTGTGGGAATGACATCAACAATTTAACAATTGAAGCGATGCTTAAAACACTTGAAAAACAAGCACAGCAAGGGGTGAGTTATTTCACCATTCATGCAGGTTTTCTTCTGTCAATGATGCCACACGTTGCAAAACGTAAAATGGGTATCGTTTCGCGAGGTGGTTCACTCATGGCTTCTTGGATGATGCACTATCATAAAGAGAATCCATTTTATGAAGCGTATGACGATATTTTAGATATTTGTAAAAAATATGATGTATCACTCTCTTTAGGAGACTCCTTACGACCAGGATGTTTAGCAGATGCAAGTGATGAAGCACAACTAGGTGAGCTTAAAGTCCTAGGTGAATTGACACTGCGAGCATGGGAAAAAGATGTTCAAGTAATGATTGAAGGACCAGGACACGTGCCATTAAATCAAATTGAGCGAAACATGAAATTAGAGCGAGAGTATTGCCATGAAGCACCGTTTTATATTCTAGGACCACTTACAACAGACATCGCAGCAGGTTACGATCACATCTCTTCTGCTATTGGTGCTGCCGTTGGTGGATGGCATGGGGCTTCTATGTTATGTTACGTAACACCAAAAGAGCACTTAGGATTACCCAATGCAAATGACGTACGTGAAGGGATTATTGCGTATAAAATTGCGGCACACTCAGCAGACATTGCACGAGGAAGAAAAGGGGCACGAGACATTGATGATGAGATGTCAGATGCTCGATACTCTTTTGACTGGAACAGACAATTTGAGTTGTGCTTAGACCCTGAGAGAGCAAAAGAGTACCACGATGAAACATTGCCTCAAGATGTATTTAAAGAAGCAGAGTTTTGTTCTATGTGTGGACCAAAATTTTGTTCGTATAAAATCACACAACAAATTGTGGAGAAGCATCCAGCAACAATGGGAAGCAAATAA
- a CDS encoding phosphatidylglycerophosphatase A: protein MRKLFLTVFYTGLSPKAPGTVGSLLALILGLALLTFMSVSNLFMLSVLITVIAVKQIDAYEKEVGEHDSKEIVIDELVGMWIALSVCNITMDNMLYMAPLAFIYFRLFDIWKPSIIGKIDEKIEGGWGVMGDDIIAGIAAGVATAGTYQLLVKFIL, encoded by the coding sequence TTGCGAAAACTATTTTTAACTGTTTTTTACACTGGGCTTAGCCCAAAAGCACCCGGAACCGTTGGAAGCCTTTTGGCTTTAATCTTGGGACTGGCACTGCTTACATTTATGTCTGTATCCAACCTTTTTATGCTCTCTGTGTTAATTACTGTTATTGCAGTTAAACAGATTGATGCGTATGAAAAAGAGGTCGGAGAGCACGACAGTAAAGAGATCGTCATTGATGAACTTGTAGGAATGTGGATTGCCCTTTCTGTATGTAATATCACCATGGATAATATGCTTTATATGGCGCCGTTGGCATTTATTTACTTCCGACTCTTTGATATTTGGAAACCATCTATTATTGGTAAGATTGATGAGAAGATTGAAGGTGGTTGGGGTGTCATGGGTGATGATATTATTGCAGGGATTGCGGCAGGTGTTGCCACTGCAGGTACCTACCAACTCTTGGTAAAATTCATCTTATAA
- a CDS encoding DUF262 domain-containing protein, translating to MKAKERRFLHFLEGSDKHFVIPVYQRNYDWKQEHCKQLFNDLIDVSENSRTHFLGSLVSIYNDNGEDREYLIIDGQQRVTTLSLCLLAMYKIIEKELLDTTIKKEQIKDEYLINKYSNDEKKIRLKPVKNDKEAFSALFKDEEDFIENSNITINYKYFYNRILEEEISLEQLFAAIRQLVIVEIELKNGEDDPQLIFESLNSTGLDLTEADKVRNFILMKETPSKQEEFYNDYWNRIEKNTNYNVSDFIRDYLTIKERAIPNKNKVYFHFKKYVNENFFTIEDIDNVEPLLKDLLQFSKYYKAIINSSSNSNTISKIIYKINKLESIVTYPFIMEVMHDKEEKIINEQDVESILNIIVNYVFRRLICEVPTNALNKIFMVLGREIKRYNNYENNYVDIFKYVLVKKRLSQRFPENDEFSEKIMLKDIYNFKNKNKLFLLEQLENYNNKERVELEHLINNNELTIEHIMPRKLNNKWRNMLGEKHDEIYHKYLHTIGNITLTGYNSEMSNRPFQEKRDMEKGFKHSRLYLNEYIKECEIWNENTIIQRANILKDRALKIWEYPSTNFIPEEDNEKFKLYTLSDEDVSFAGEKIITYRFMDEKEKSVKSWKEFFIDVNLELSELDQVKFKQIVFEHHYDYDGVSKDKDSFAIDGFHMYTNLSADSILTRLRILVDKIGFDLDDISFTIK from the coding sequence ATGAAAGCAAAAGAAAGAAGATTTTTACACTTTTTAGAAGGTTCTGATAAACATTTTGTTATACCTGTTTATCAACGTAATTATGATTGGAAACAAGAACACTGTAAGCAATTGTTTAATGATTTAATTGATGTGTCTGAAAATAGCCGTACACACTTTTTAGGCTCACTAGTATCAATATATAATGATAATGGAGAAGATAGAGAATATTTAATTATTGATGGACAACAAAGAGTAACAACTTTATCACTATGTTTATTAGCAATGTATAAAATAATTGAAAAAGAATTATTGGATACTACAATTAAAAAAGAACAAATAAAAGATGAGTATTTAATAAATAAATATTCAAATGATGAAAAAAAAATACGTTTAAAACCAGTTAAAAATGACAAAGAAGCCTTTTCTGCACTTTTTAAAGATGAAGAAGACTTTATTGAAAATTCAAATATTACAATTAATTATAAATATTTTTATAATAGAATTTTAGAGGAAGAAATATCATTAGAGCAACTATTTGCAGCTATAAGACAATTAGTAATTGTAGAAATAGAATTAAAAAATGGTGAAGACGACCCCCAATTAATATTTGAAAGTCTTAATTCAACAGGTTTAGATTTAACAGAAGCAGACAAAGTAAGAAATTTTATTTTAATGAAAGAAACACCAAGTAAACAAGAGGAATTTTACAATGACTATTGGAATAGAATAGAAAAAAATACTAACTATAATGTTAGTGATTTCATAAGAGACTATTTAACAATAAAAGAACGAGCAATCCCTAATAAGAATAAAGTATATTTTCATTTTAAAAAATATGTAAATGAGAATTTTTTTACAATAGAAGATATAGATAATGTTGAACCATTACTGAAAGACTTATTACAATTTTCAAAATATTATAAAGCAATAATCAATAGTAGTAGTAATTCAAATACTATAAGCAAAATTATATATAAAATCAATAAATTAGAAAGTATAGTAACATATCCATTTATAATGGAAGTAATGCATGATAAAGAAGAAAAAATCATTAATGAACAAGATGTGGAGTCAATATTAAATATAATAGTAAATTATGTTTTTAGAAGGCTAATTTGTGAAGTACCTACTAATGCTTTAAATAAAATATTTATGGTATTGGGAAGAGAAATCAAAAGATATAATAATTATGAGAATAACTATGTTGATATATTCAAATATGTATTGGTTAAAAAAAGACTCTCTCAAAGATTCCCAGAAAATGATGAATTTAGTGAAAAAATTATGTTAAAAGATATTTATAATTTTAAGAATAAGAACAAATTATTTTTATTAGAACAATTAGAAAACTATAATAACAAAGAAAGAGTTGAACTTGAACATCTTATTAATAATAATGAGTTAACAATAGAGCATATTATGCCTAGAAAGCTAAATAATAAGTGGAGGAATATGCTAGGTGAAAAGCATGATGAAATTTATCATAAATATCTACATACGATAGGGAATATTACGTTAACAGGATATAACTCAGAAATGAGCAATAGACCATTTCAAGAGAAAAGGGATATGGAGAAAGGCTTTAAACATAGTAGACTATATTTAAATGAATATATAAAAGAATGTGAAATATGGAATGAGAATACAATTATTCAGCGAGCAAATATATTAAAAGACAGAGCTCTTAAAATCTGGGAGTATCCAAGTACAAACTTTATACCAGAAGAAGATAATGAAAAATTTAAACTTTACACTTTAAGTGATGAAGATGTAAGTTTTGCTGGAGAAAAAATAATTACATATAGATTTATGGATGAAAAAGAAAAAAGTGTAAAAAGTTGGAAAGAGTTTTTTATTGATGTTAATCTTGAATTATCAGAATTAGATCAAGTAAAGTTTAAACAAATAGTATTTGAACATCATTATGATTATGATGGTGTATCGAAAGATAAAGATAGTTTTGCTATTGATGGATTTCATATGTATACAAATCTAAGTGCAGACTCAATACTTACTAGACTAAGAATATTAGTTGACAAGATAGGGTTCGATTTGGATGATATAAGTTTTACAATAAAGTAG
- a CDS encoding ATP phosphoribosyltransferase regulatory subunit, translating to MIFEHEIPKGSRLYFGKTAKKKRALENKVSDVLYKQGFEEVITPNFSYSQHQSIENDRKLITFSDEQNEQVALRADSTLDVVRIITKRLGRTTSHKKWFYIQPVFSYPSTEDYQIGCEWIDHDDISDIIALTATILKELKIAPILQISNINIPKLVAQELDLDMELFKNGEIAKLFELNIPWLEALIKVKSSTDLEEAIKLAPSSIKEELVKLLNVALGIKYSNIVIAPLYYGCMKYYDDIYYRVIDKNLTLCNGGSYKSEGMNSLGFALYSDNLLKVLED from the coding sequence ATGATTTTTGAACACGAGATACCTAAAGGAAGCCGACTCTACTTTGGTAAGACTGCAAAAAAAAAGCGAGCCTTAGAGAACAAAGTAAGTGACGTACTTTATAAGCAAGGGTTTGAAGAGGTGATTACACCCAACTTCTCATACTCTCAACACCAAAGTATAGAAAACGACCGAAAGCTTATTACATTTTCAGATGAACAAAATGAGCAAGTCGCACTACGAGCGGATTCAACGTTGGATGTGGTACGAATCATCACCAAACGTTTAGGGCGAACCACTTCACACAAAAAATGGTTCTATATTCAACCGGTATTTTCATACCCTTCAACAGAAGATTACCAAATAGGGTGTGAGTGGATTGACCACGATGATATTTCAGACATCATTGCATTAACCGCAACGATTTTAAAAGAGTTGAAGATTGCACCTATTTTGCAAATTTCTAATATCAATATTCCAAAGCTTGTTGCCCAAGAGTTGGATTTGGATATGGAGCTATTTAAAAACGGTGAGATTGCAAAACTGTTTGAACTGAATATTCCTTGGTTGGAAGCACTGATTAAAGTAAAAAGCAGTACAGACTTAGAAGAAGCAATCAAGTTAGCACCAAGCAGTATCAAAGAAGAACTGGTTAAATTGCTCAACGTAGCTTTAGGTATAAAATATTCCAATATTGTGATTGCACCGCTGTATTACGGGTGCATGAAATATTATGATGATATTTATTACAGAGTGATAGATAAAAATTTAACACTGTGTAACGGTGGAAGTTATAAGAGTGAAGGGATGAACTCTTTAGGGTTTGCACTATATTCAGATAATTTATTAAAAGTTTTAGAGGATTAA
- a CDS encoding DUF507 family protein, translated as MKMKLHHTPYISRRIAKDLVNCPFVEIRKEKDSIAREVERILDTDIERELDLDEKVDEVLQQQEDNIEFYNADYRQLFWMAKKRMANEAGVILNSEDRFSDIAHQILDYLWEEDFIHYTVSDNQVKNVIFASIDEFIKGFELADDAVFKKIKNYKRKLIPGTEEYDLIYQRLYEEELIKRGLM; from the coding sequence ATGAAAATGAAGTTACATCACACGCCTTATATATCAAGAAGAATTGCTAAAGACTTAGTGAACTGTCCTTTTGTTGAAATCAGAAAAGAGAAAGACAGCATTGCACGAGAAGTGGAAAGAATTCTGGATACCGATATTGAAAGAGAGTTGGATCTAGACGAAAAAGTAGATGAAGTACTGCAACAACAAGAGGATAATATAGAGTTTTATAACGCAGATTACCGACAACTTTTTTGGATGGCTAAAAAAAGAATGGCCAATGAAGCCGGTGTTATTTTAAACAGTGAAGATCGATTTTCTGATATTGCACACCAAATTTTAGACTATTTATGGGAAGAGGACTTTATTCACTATACGGTTTCAGATAACCAAGTTAAAAATGTGATTTTCGCTTCAATTGATGAGTTTATCAAAGGGTTTGAATTAGCAGATGATGCCGTGTTTAAAAAGATTAAAAACTATAAACGAAAATTGATACCAGGAACAGAAGAGTACGACTTAATCTATCAAAGATTATACGAAGAAGAATTGATTAAAAGAGGATTGATGTAA